AGCAGAAGGACGACCCTTCAAAGTTCATCCTTATAGAGGTGTACAGGACTCCCGACGACCCGGCGAAGCACAAGGAGACAGCCCATTACAGGAAGTGGAAGGACACCGTCGAGGCGATGATGGCCGGGCCGAGGGCGAGCTCGAAATATGACAACGTGTTCCCCGGAGAGGGCGGGTGGGATTACCATGAAGTTTGAGTTTGCCACAGCCACCAGGATAGTCTTCGGGAAGGGGGTGAAGGACGAGCTCGCAAAGCTTTCAGCCTCCTTCGGATCCCGTGCCTTCGTGGCTTCAGGGATGCCTTCCGCGGTGCGCGATCCCCTGCTGGAAAGCCTTTCATCCCAGCAGATAGGCTGGAGCCTCTTTGAAGTGAAGAGTGAGCCCACCATGGCCATGGTGAGGGAAGGCACAGAGAAGGCCAGGGCTTTCCGGTGTGATATGGTAATCGGGATAGGCGGAGGGAGCGCCATGGACACCGCCAAGGCCATAGGGGCCCTCCTCGCCAATGACGGTGACCTCCTTGATTTTCTTGAAGTGATAGGGAAAGGCATGCCTCTGGAGAACCCGCCTTTTCCCGTCATTGCCGTTCCCACCACGGCGGGGACAGGAGCCGAGGTGACCTGCAATGCCGTTATGGAATCTCCGGAGCACAGGGTGAAGGTGAGTCTCAGGAGCGCTCTCATGTTTCCCCGTATCGCCCTTGTGGACCCTCTCCTCACGGTGGGCCTCCCGAAGGAGGTGACGGCAAGCTCGGGCCTTGATGCCCTCACGCAGGTCATTGAGCCTTTTGTATCCCACAAGGCAAATCCCATGACCGATGCGATCTGCCGTGAAGGCATCGCGAGGGCAGGGAGGTCCCTCAGGCGCGCTTATGAATGCGGAACAGACGAGGCAGCCAGGGAGGATATGTCGCTTGTGAGCCTTTTCGGTGGCATGGCCCTTTCAAATGCCAAGCTTGGTGCGGTCCATGGCTTTGCCGGCCCACTCGGGGGGATGTTCCACGGGAGCCATGGCGCTCTCTGCGCCTCGCTCCTTCCCCATGTGACGGCAGCAAATATAAGAGCCCTCAGGAAGCGCGGGTCAGGAAGGGAATCACTTTCACGATTTGATGAAATAGGGCGTCTTCTCACAGGCAATGAAAAGGCGGCCTCCAGGGAGGCCGTAGAGTGGCTGGAAACAGTGTGCGCGGCACTTGAGGTGCCTCCGCTGTCAGCTTTTGGAGTGAAGGAGGAGGATATTCCCCTCGTGGTTGAGAAGGCAAAAGGGGCAAGCAGCATGCAGGGAAATTCTGTGAAGCTCGAGGACGGTGAGCTCGCAGAGATCCTGGCGATGGCTCTCGCAGGGAAAAGCTCAGTCCCTCAGGGCAGGAAATAGCACTCTTACGAGGGAAGGAGGACTCCAGGGGAAAAGAAACATCTGCAACATCAGACCGGAAAGGAGAATTTGCATGTCATCAGTCAA
This sequence is a window from Candidatus Eremiobacterota bacterium. Protein-coding genes within it:
- a CDS encoding antibiotic biosynthesis monooxygenase; translation: MLVVLVHVHVKEESIGSFREASLENARASIKEPGIARFDVIQQKDDPSKFILIEVYRTPDDPAKHKETAHYRKWKDTVEAMMAGPRASSKYDNVFPGEGGWDYHEV
- a CDS encoding iron-containing alcohol dehydrogenase codes for the protein MKFEFATATRIVFGKGVKDELAKLSASFGSRAFVASGMPSAVRDPLLESLSSQQIGWSLFEVKSEPTMAMVREGTEKARAFRCDMVIGIGGGSAMDTAKAIGALLANDGDLLDFLEVIGKGMPLENPPFPVIAVPTTAGTGAEVTCNAVMESPEHRVKVSLRSALMFPRIALVDPLLTVGLPKEVTASSGLDALTQVIEPFVSHKANPMTDAICREGIARAGRSLRRAYECGTDEAAREDMSLVSLFGGMALSNAKLGAVHGFAGPLGGMFHGSHGALCASLLPHVTAANIRALRKRGSGRESLSRFDEIGRLLTGNEKAASREAVEWLETVCAALEVPPLSAFGVKEEDIPLVVEKAKGASSMQGNSVKLEDGELAEILAMALAGKSSVPQGRK